A stretch of the Tachysurus fulvidraco isolate hzauxx_2018 chromosome 18, HZAU_PFXX_2.0, whole genome shotgun sequence genome encodes the following:
- the LOC125139484 gene encoding C-type mannose receptor 2-like, with protein sequence KYVYISDQKSWYDAQTYCREKYTDLVSVRNQTENDEIWSVAKISGFWIGLFNDSWKWSDQRNSTFRYWRSDKPSGSLICAAVSESDQRYWTDVNCKEKLPFICHENKLILIKENKTWKEALIYCRNHHHDLVSVRSEEMQLWVKEVTQNASTEHVWLGLRHTCALGFWYWVTGEMICYQNWAPGNGTGSEDCSHEGRTGAVQSGGEQKWISLHQSQTLNFICSTYED encoded by the exons aaatatgtatatattagtgACCAAAAGAGCTGGTACGATGCTCAgacctactgcagagagaaatacactgaCCTGGTCAGTGTGAGGAACCAAACTGAGAATGACGAGATCTGGAGTGTGGCTAAAATTTCAGGTTTTTGGATCGGTCTGTTTAATGACTCCTGGAAGTGGTCAGATCAGAGAAACTCCACATTCAGATACTGGAGATCTGACAAACCCAGTGGAAGTTTGATCTGTGCTGCAGTGTCTGAGTCTGATCAACGTTACTGGACTGATGTGAactgcaaagaaaaactcccgtTCATCTGCCATGAGA ATAAACTGATCCTGATTAAGGAGAATAAGACCTGGAAAGAAGCTCTGATATACTGCAGGAACCATCATCATGACCTGGTCTCAGTTCGCTCTGAGGAGATGCAGCTCTGGGTGAAGGAAGTGACTCAAAACGCCTCCACTGAACACGTGTGGCTCGGCCTGCGTCACACCTGCGCTCTGGGCTTCTGGTACTGGGTGACTGGAGAGATGATCTGCTACCAGAACTGGGCTCCAGGTAACGGGACAGGGTCTGAAGACTGCAGTCATGAGGGGAGAACAGGAGCAGTGCAGTCTGGAGGAGAGCAGAAGTGGATCAGCCTGCATCAGAGCCAAACACTCAACTTTATCTGCTCTACCTATGAAGATTAg